In Bacteroides coprosuis DSM 18011, the following are encoded in one genomic region:
- a CDS encoding TonB-dependent receptor plug (InterPro IPR012910:IPR000531~KEGG: pru:PRU_0154 TonB dependent receptor~PFAM: TonB-dependent receptor, plug; TonB-dependent receptor, beta-barrel~SPTR: Putative uncharacterized protein;~IMG reference gene:2504107752~PFAM: TonB dependent receptor; TonB-dependent Receptor Plug Domain~TIGRFAM: TonB-dependent outer membrane receptor, SusC/RagA subfamily, signature region; TonB-linked outer membrane protein, SusC/RagA family), translated as MKNIRFLLFTIMALSWCAVSAQTRTISGVVLMEGNNDPIIGATIMVKGTSVGTITDIDGNFRVTNIPDGAKAIEVSYIGMLPQSMPIQAAPYKILLKEDTQVLEEVIIQGAYGAQTKASVTGAISSVDSKKIEQRPVSSAASALEGTASGIQVNSSYGEPGTDATIRIRGFGSVNGSNAPLYVVDGVAYQGNLSDINPSDIESMSVLKDAASAALYGNKAANGVIIITTKKGKGDKLSFGLSMNQGIYTRGMPEYSTLGDRQWMETMWDGQRNSILGTDKYPTLEEANAGATSSLVSSIIGYNIYDKPSDQLFDTNGRLRADAQIQPGYKGDFDWFKPIERVGHRQEYNLNGGAASEKANYFFSVGYLDEKGYLKTSDFQRLSARTNININPTPWLKTGLILSATHQRKNITTGDAESNKSYVNPFYFARNMAPIYPVHLHDAKTGEYVLDEFGNKIYDKGTSSQRKRPQNNARHVVWESELDKKESFRNTINGQLYADIKFLKDFTFTVRGAINLYNNEEKGYNNAIIGDGAGLGRANKEVIRSKEYTFQQQLDWNRLLGNAHHLNIMVAHENFKNAYEYMYGFKAIETIPGNDAFNNFTQMNTLSGYPQDYRTESYLSRIRYNYDQKYYGELSFRRDGSSKFHEDNRWGNFWSVGGSWMISEEEFMEPLKDYISDLKFRASYGEVGNDASVSRYGHLPLYTLQQNHNLGAVYKSQFESKEIKWETTQSIGIALEGRLWNRLNLSIEYFDKRSKDLLFYVSKPLSVGSTETSEHSASKLENIGTVSNRGFEINADIDIIKNKDWTWNVGTNGTYIKNEVIKLPESNRKEGILNGSKKIMEGHSIYEFWTYKYQGVDQMNGNALYLINSDKYYIDPDNAGPGKQRLGKSQGVVINGEEYAYMTSYAKRDWSGSAIPKWYGSFDTSLRWKDLTFSALFTYSIGGKILDFNYNNLMSVTANPAAIHKDALKAWSGIPEGMTEDNPHRLLKGGTPKNDYKRSKDNNAVSDRFLHNASYLTIKNIAMSYSLPRTFVEKLSLSSVNVNMALENLWTFTSLKGMNPQQSFGGTNYNAFVTARVFTVGLNVKF; from the coding sequence ATGAAGAACATTAGATTTTTATTATTTACAATCATGGCGCTTTCTTGGTGTGCCGTTTCGGCACAGACACGAACTATCTCAGGGGTAGTTCTAATGGAAGGCAACAACGATCCTATTATCGGTGCTACCATTATGGTGAAAGGAACATCAGTGGGTACGATAACAGATATCGATGGTAATTTTAGAGTTACCAACATTCCCGATGGTGCAAAAGCCATCGAAGTTAGTTATATAGGTATGCTTCCTCAATCAATGCCTATACAAGCAGCTCCATACAAAATACTTCTGAAAGAAGACACACAAGTTCTGGAAGAAGTTATTATACAAGGTGCATACGGAGCTCAAACCAAAGCCTCTGTTACAGGTGCAATCTCAAGCGTAGATTCAAAGAAAATTGAACAACGTCCTGTGTCCAGTGCAGCATCAGCATTAGAAGGGACTGCTTCTGGTATACAAGTTAATAGTTCTTATGGAGAACCAGGAACAGATGCAACTATTCGTATTCGTGGATTTGGCTCAGTAAATGGTAGTAATGCTCCCCTATACGTAGTAGATGGTGTAGCTTACCAAGGGAATCTTTCAGATATCAACCCATCCGATATTGAAAGTATGTCTGTATTAAAAGACGCTGCATCAGCTGCACTCTATGGTAATAAAGCTGCAAATGGTGTAATTATTATTACTACTAAAAAAGGGAAAGGTGATAAGTTAAGTTTTGGCTTATCAATGAATCAAGGTATATACACAAGAGGTATGCCTGAATATTCTACTCTTGGTGACAGACAATGGATGGAGACAATGTGGGATGGTCAAAGAAACTCAATCTTGGGAACAGACAAATATCCAACATTAGAAGAAGCAAATGCTGGTGCGACATCTAGCCTTGTTTCATCAATTATAGGATATAATATTTATGACAAACCCTCTGATCAACTCTTTGACACAAATGGTCGTTTAAGAGCAGATGCTCAAATACAACCTGGTTATAAAGGCGATTTTGATTGGTTTAAACCTATTGAACGAGTAGGACATAGACAAGAATACAATCTTAATGGTGGGGCAGCTTCAGAAAAAGCAAATTACTTCTTCTCTGTAGGCTACTTAGACGAAAAAGGATATTTAAAAACATCGGATTTCCAAAGATTATCTGCTCGTACTAATATCAATATCAACCCAACACCATGGTTGAAAACTGGACTAATTTTAAGTGCAACTCATCAAAGAAAGAATATAACAACAGGTGATGCAGAAAGCAATAAATCTTATGTAAACCCTTTCTACTTTGCTAGGAATATGGCTCCTATTTATCCAGTACATTTACACGATGCAAAAACAGGTGAGTATGTCTTAGATGAATTTGGAAATAAAATTTATGATAAAGGTACTAGTAGCCAAAGAAAAAGGCCACAAAACAATGCCCGTCATGTTGTATGGGAATCTGAACTAGATAAAAAAGAAAGTTTTAGAAACACCATTAACGGACAATTATATGCCGATATCAAATTTTTAAAGGACTTCACCTTCACTGTTAGAGGGGCTATTAACCTATATAACAATGAGGAAAAAGGATATAATAATGCTATTATTGGTGACGGAGCAGGCTTAGGTCGTGCTAATAAAGAAGTTATTCGTTCAAAAGAATATACTTTCCAACAACAACTTGACTGGAATAGATTATTAGGAAATGCTCATCACTTGAACATCATGGTAGCTCACGAAAACTTTAAAAATGCATATGAGTACATGTATGGATTTAAAGCTATTGAAACAATACCAGGCAATGATGCATTCAATAACTTTACTCAAATGAACACACTAAGTGGATATCCTCAAGATTATAGGACAGAAAGCTACTTGAGCCGTATTCGCTACAATTATGATCAAAAATATTATGGAGAACTATCTTTCCGTCGTGATGGATCTTCTAAATTTCATGAAGATAATCGCTGGGGAAATTTCTGGTCAGTAGGTGGAAGCTGGATGATTTCTGAAGAAGAATTTATGGAACCTTTAAAAGATTACATCAGTGACTTAAAGTTCCGAGCATCTTACGGAGAAGTAGGCAATGATGCTTCTGTTTCTAGATATGGTCACCTACCTCTATATACTCTCCAACAAAATCATAATTTAGGAGCTGTATACAAAAGCCAATTTGAATCTAAGGAAATAAAGTGGGAAACTACACAGTCAATTGGTATTGCCCTCGAAGGACGTTTATGGAATCGTTTAAATCTTTCTATAGAGTACTTCGACAAGCGTTCAAAAGATCTTTTATTTTATGTTAGCAAACCTTTGTCAGTAGGTTCTACTGAAACTTCTGAACACTCAGCAAGTAAGTTAGAGAACATAGGTACAGTATCGAACAGAGGCTTTGAAATCAATGCAGATATTGATATTATCAAAAACAAAGATTGGACTTGGAATGTAGGAACTAATGGTACTTATATTAAAAATGAGGTAATTAAACTTCCAGAGTCAAACAGAAAAGAAGGTATTCTTAATGGCTCAAAGAAAATTATGGAAGGTCACAGTATCTATGAATTCTGGACATATAAATATCAAGGAGTTGACCAAATGAATGGTAATGCTCTTTATTTAATAAATTCAGATAAATATTATATCGATCCTGACAATGCGGGTCCTGGAAAACAACGTCTTGGAAAAAGCCAAGGAGTCGTGATCAATGGCGAGGAATATGCATATATGACATCTTATGCTAAAAGGGATTGGAGTGGTTCAGCTATTCCTAAATGGTATGGAAGTTTTGACACTTCTTTAAGATGGAAAGACCTAACATTCTCAGCTCTTTTTACATATTCTATTGGAGGTAAAATATTGGATTTTAACTACAATAATTTAATGTCAGTTACTGCTAACCCTGCAGCTATACACAAAGATGCCTTAAAGGCTTGGAGTGGGATACCAGAAGGTATGACTGAAGATAATCCTCACCGCTTATTAAAAGGGGGAACTCCCAAAAACGACTATAAAAGATCTAAAGATAACAACGCAGTATCAGATAGATTTTTACATAATGCTTCATACCTAACTATTAAGAATATAGCTATGTCTTATTCTTTACCTCGTACATTTGTAGAAAAGCTTAGCTTATCAAGTGTAAATGTGAATATGGCATTAGAAAATCTTTGGACATTTACATCACTAAAAGGTATGAATCCACAACAATCTTTTGGTGGAACAAACTACAATGCCTTTGTTACTGCTAGAGTATTTACAGTTGGTTTAAATGTTAAATTCTAA
- a CDS encoding RagB/SusD domain-containing protein (InterPro IPR012944~KEGG: pru:PRU_1889 hypothetical protein~PFAM: RagB/SusD~SPTR: Outer membrane protein;~IMG reference gene:2504107753~PFAM: SusD family), translating to MRKYILILATVLLFGCSSDYLNVNPKNSTTPDVVFQTTVSAKSAINGLAKLMTRQYASQGMNGEGAIKLLYGNYPGNHFYRKLPGWASVINLSDLHNNNNYYGNYAWYYYYKLISNANEFIHRIDGAIGPDKDKQHMTGQALVYRAYSFFMLSQLFSDRWIESNNGSTNGIILRTEPTMDDIPLSTLAETYNQIYEDLEKAIELFEKSGIKRDVVNNNFDPDASVAHAILARAALTKQDYEKAAKHAKLARVDYKLMLNSDYTSGFAEPTSEWIWGSYGAADENLYYYSFQSQIAWNSNASSVTSYPAGTTRALYKKIPETDIRRKMFLDPGDDYELSPSTIVIEDEKLIEKYYELFPGIHESMNMQPYMQFKFGCIGQPGVGHLVHIRASEMYLIEAEALHFLNKDTEAQKLLIELTKNSGRDPEYDCTVTGEDLFKEIKLYRLIELWGEGFEFFDLKRWGDSRVRASINAEKPEDRDVFTTSLDINIKPDECNNWVYAIPSKESDFNDEFK from the coding sequence ATGAGAAAATATATACTAATTTTAGCAACAGTATTGCTGTTTGGTTGCAGTAGTGACTATTTAAATGTAAATCCCAAAAACTCAACAACTCCAGATGTTGTATTCCAGACTACAGTAAGTGCTAAAAGTGCAATAAACGGATTAGCTAAGTTAATGACCCGTCAATATGCCAGTCAAGGAATGAATGGAGAGGGTGCTATTAAATTACTTTATGGAAACTATCCAGGCAACCATTTTTACAGAAAACTCCCAGGATGGGCAAGCGTTATTAACCTAAGTGATTTACATAATAACAACAACTATTATGGTAATTATGCATGGTATTATTATTATAAACTAATAAGTAATGCTAATGAATTTATACACAGAATAGATGGTGCTATTGGACCAGATAAGGATAAACAACATATGACAGGTCAAGCTCTGGTATATAGAGCTTATTCATTCTTTATGCTTTCCCAACTATTTTCTGATCGTTGGATAGAATCAAATAATGGAAGTACAAATGGAATTATTCTAAGAACAGAACCAACTATGGATGATATACCTCTTAGTACTTTAGCCGAAACTTATAACCAAATTTATGAAGATCTAGAGAAAGCAATAGAATTATTTGAGAAAAGTGGAATAAAGAGAGATGTTGTTAATAATAACTTTGACCCTGACGCAAGCGTAGCACATGCTATATTAGCACGTGCTGCTCTAACAAAGCAAGACTATGAAAAAGCGGCAAAACATGCTAAACTCGCTAGAGTAGACTATAAGCTAATGCTTAATAGTGATTACACAAGTGGTTTTGCTGAGCCAACATCTGAATGGATTTGGGGAAGCTACGGAGCGGCTGATGAAAATTTATACTACTATTCATTTCAATCACAAATAGCATGGAACTCAAATGCCTCATCCGTAACTTCATATCCTGCAGGAACAACTAGAGCTCTATATAAAAAAATACCAGAGACAGATATTCGCCGTAAAATGTTTTTAGATCCAGGTGATGATTATGAATTATCTCCTTCAACTATAGTAATAGAAGATGAAAAACTTATTGAAAAATATTATGAATTATTCCCTGGAATTCATGAAAGTATGAATATGCAGCCTTATATGCAATTCAAGTTTGGATGTATTGGTCAGCCTGGTGTAGGTCATCTCGTTCATATTCGTGCTTCAGAAATGTATTTAATTGAAGCAGAAGCACTACACTTTTTAAACAAAGATACTGAAGCTCAAAAACTTCTTATAGAATTAACAAAAAACTCAGGTAGAGATCCTGAATATGATTGTACGGTTACTGGAGAAGATCTATTTAAGGAAATAAAACTTTACCGTCTAATAGAACTTTGGGGTGAAGGATTTGAATTTTTCGATTTAAAACGTTGGGGAGATTCAAGAGTCAGAGCATCTATTAATGCTGAAAAGCCTGAAGATCGTGATGTCTTTACTACTTCATTAGACATAAATATCAAACCTGATGAGTGTAATAATTGGGTATATGCAATACCTAGTAAAGAATCCGATTTTAATGATGAATTCAAATAA
- a CDS encoding hypothetical protein (KEGG: gym:GYMC10_3578 hypothetical protein~SPTR: Putative uncharacterized protein;~IMG reference gene:2504107754), translating to MNKIEYAKYLKSLMDGPEIDLDSDELADQFYGFFQCFMPRGEGIEKIFEPLRQGKELLQRLILIFEVTHQKTQRLLDNGVMPGYFCPEADCSEELLKKLGEQFIQDLRKANSFFKEPGLGELLAKVTEIEIIDDEPEVSDNYLNDYLSDVISDWAIANEDDADLTSLLCEAYYSINCDNYLGYYLRYPIFKKKPKNDFLKSYYEIWKHGYYCIFDAHKLIIYS from the coding sequence ATGAATAAGATAGAATATGCCAAATACCTAAAAAGCCTAATGGATGGACCCGAGATTGATTTGGATAGTGATGAATTAGCAGATCAGTTTTATGGTTTCTTTCAGTGCTTTATGCCAAGAGGAGAGGGTATAGAGAAGATATTTGAACCCTTACGACAAGGTAAAGAGCTTTTGCAACGCTTAATTCTAATTTTTGAAGTAACACATCAAAAGACCCAACGCTTATTGGATAATGGAGTAATGCCAGGTTATTTTTGCCCTGAGGCCGATTGTAGTGAAGAACTATTGAAAAAGTTGGGGGAACAGTTTATTCAAGATTTAAGAAAGGCTAATTCCTTTTTCAAGGAACCAGGCTTAGGAGAGTTACTCGCTAAAGTGACTGAAATAGAAATCATAGATGATGAACCCGAAGTGAGTGATAACTATTTAAATGATTATTTATCCGACGTAATATCAGATTGGGCTATTGCTAATGAGGATGATGCTGATTTAACCTCTTTATTGTGTGAGGCCTATTATTCCATTAATTGTGATAACTACCTAGGGTACTATTTGAGATACCCCATATTTAAAAAGAAGCCGAAGAATGATTTTTTAAAGAGCTATTATGAGATTTGGAAACACGGCTATTATTGTATCTTCGACGCTCACAAGCTTATTATTTATTCTTAA
- a CDS encoding hypothetical protein (KEGG: bfs:BF3061 hypothetical protein~SPTR: Putative uncharacterized protein;~IMG reference gene:2504107755): MYKFSKLIYALLLVVLIVWLLPWFYEFALFKPESSPFTLYSRVIDDFVFTEVNAENQLIRKDSKGNEYTAKEFDNILPLFYARQLVADARFPDSITGVPVSPQEVQIHNFVFRSTPSEINKPSKGLYFLLEAMSGRVDLSMPSDVFRITSSGIEFVEMENNAIDKEKSKLFTDLMLKKDFVFPAKLIEGNPSTRKDYDEGYLLTDQENKLYHLKMLQGKPYLRVINLPEGLKLTKLFVTEFRGKRTLGLLVDEQHKLYALTPDYSIKQVEVPSFDPNKEVITLFGNLFHWTVQITGEGADRFYAIDAKDYTLIREYIYKAKNDSFADKYRNVLMPIRLTFTSGYDKFVKPRINE; the protein is encoded by the coding sequence ATGTATAAATTTAGTAAACTAATATATGCCTTGCTATTGGTCGTTCTGATAGTTTGGCTGCTCCCTTGGTTCTATGAATTTGCTTTGTTTAAGCCAGAGTCTAGTCCGTTTACTCTCTATAGTAGAGTAATTGATGACTTTGTCTTTACCGAAGTCAACGCAGAAAATCAATTGATTCGCAAAGATTCCAAGGGCAATGAATATACAGCAAAGGAATTTGATAATATATTGCCTTTGTTTTATGCCCGTCAGCTTGTCGCCGATGCTCGTTTCCCCGATTCAATAACAGGTGTACCGGTTTCACCCCAAGAAGTTCAGATTCATAATTTTGTGTTCCGTTCTACGCCTTCCGAGATTAATAAACCGTCAAAAGGGTTATACTTTTTATTGGAAGCTATGTCGGGTAGAGTTGATTTGTCAATGCCTTCTGATGTGTTTCGTATCACATCTTCGGGTATAGAGTTTGTTGAGATGGAAAATAATGCCATTGATAAAGAGAAAAGTAAACTTTTTACCGACTTAATGTTGAAGAAAGATTTTGTTTTTCCTGCAAAATTGATTGAAGGCAATCCCTCTACTCGCAAAGATTATGATGAAGGATATCTGTTGACGGATCAAGAAAATAAGTTGTATCATCTAAAGATGCTGCAAGGCAAACCTTATCTTCGTGTAATAAACCTTCCCGAAGGTTTAAAATTGACTAAGCTCTTTGTTACTGAGTTTAGAGGTAAACGCACTTTAGGGTTACTTGTAGATGAACAACATAAGCTCTATGCACTAACTCCCGATTATTCTATAAAGCAAGTTGAAGTTCCTAGCTTTGATCCTAATAAAGAAGTTATAACTCTTTTTGGAAACTTGTTTCACTGGACAGTTCAGATTACAGGCGAGGGTGCTGACCGCTTTTATGCAATCGATGCAAAAGATTATACGCTTATTAGAGAGTACATCTACAAAGCCAAGAATGATAGTTTTGCAGACAAATATCGCAATGTTTTAATGCCTATCCGATTAACCTTTACATCGGGTTATGATAAATTTGTGAAACCACGTATCAACGAATAA